One part of the Epinephelus fuscoguttatus linkage group LG12, E.fuscoguttatus.final_Chr_v1 genome encodes these proteins:
- the LOC125898699 gene encoding bromodomain-containing protein 8-like isoform X1, producing MGCRDDRKMANGVGKHKLLVIGPTEPWSVREKLCLATSVMKSGDQNWVSVSRAIKPFAEPGRPPDWFSQKHCASKYSELLETTEAPKRKRGEKGEVVETVEDVIVRRLTADRIEELKRFIKETQEKHRKLKREAELIQAGHLDSKLKEIWEEILQKKKQEEEEAELKRKTTNAAYQARQAAKNAPKRVPGITMHSPSGCSSPSPEFSPGDPLECLTLDLASTKNASGSARLMTIAESSGSSNDDISHGSLLDDPTQKKLLSQKATPPPSPLLSELLKKGSILASNSRLIGDGEHTEHGTGAHDLQLAPPSQPLSQASGAPMLSRLLEAGPSQFSAPLGFMVSADPASSAPLSTATLVPVDSAASASKEVDVMVPSLTPGCQPISAEDKVSELSEEDVTVSYMGDELDLKTVGDIIAIIEDKADETAEALDAAAVEAALSLCEENGHALSGAWEAGPFQPHESHPAVPIGVPESSSLHSSLEGKTEVLEVQGGTSGSLSSLCSSQDNGLAAFPMGLRGLPPTSSSSCSSKSLEHCHTGAPPQPEAMRETGGLAHQKSQISLDVTKKSESEKWAQRRPEKPHRDSVLEDSPLTERHPKEMKEVEDGISIVGRENASGTKIYNELNGPEVCGDEEGDGAEGFLSEPDGETELEPAASESEDGYSLHTASSSLQLHTTADSIPSSPASSQFSMCSEDLEALQAHKIWKKAIMLVWRAAANHRYANVFLQPVTDEIAPGYHSIVQRPMDLAAIKKNIETGLIRTTAEFQRDIMLMFQNAVMYNSLDHDVYHMALEMQRDVLEQIQQFLATQLIMETSESGISAKSLRGRESTRKQDSTDKDTVSMSSPAFLLSLFDGGTRGRRCAIEADLKMKK from the exons ATGGGATGTCGGGATGACAGGAAGATGGCAAACGGGGTTGGAA AACACAAGCTGCTTGTCATTGGACCAACAGAGCCATGGTCAGTGAGGGAGAAGCTGTGTTTGGCCACATCTGTCATGAAGAGTGGAGACCAGAACTG GGTTTCTGTCAGTCGAGCCATCAAACCGTTTGCAGAACCTGGACGACCACCTGACTGGTTCTCTCAAAAG CACTGTGCTTCCAAGTACTCTGAGCTCCTGGAAACAACAGAGGCCCCAAA GCGGAAGCGTGGCGAGAAAGGTGAAGTGGTGGAGACCGTGGAGGATGTGATAGTACGCAggctgacagctgacaggattGAAGAACTGAAAAGGTTCATCAAAGAAACACAGGAGAAGCACAG GAAGCTGAAAAGGGAGGCTGAACTGATTCAAGCAGGACATCTAGACTCCAAATTAAAAGAGATATGGGAAGAAATTCTGCA aaagaagaaacaagaggaggaagaagcagAGTTGAAAAGAAAAACCACAAATGCTGCTTATCAGG CCAGACAGGCGGCAAAGAATGCACCTAAGCGAGTGCCTGGCATCACCATGCATTCGCCCTCAGGCTGTAGCTCCCCAAGCCCGGAGTTCTCACCAGGTGACCCACTCGAGTGTTTGACACTGGATCTTGCATCGACCAAGAAT GCTTCGGGATCAGCCAGATTAATGACAATTGCTGAGTCCTCTGGATCCAGTAATGATGACATCAGCCACGGATCACTTCTGGATGACCCCACCCAAAAGAAGCTCCTGAGCCAGAAGGCTACACCCCCACCTTCTCCCCTCCTGTCAGAGTTACTGAAGAAAGGCAGTATCTTGGCCTCGAATTCCAGACTG ATTGGGGACGGCGAGCACACAGAGCATGGAACAGGAGCACATGACTTGCAGCTGGCTCCACCTAGTCAACCTCTCTCTCAAGCATCAG GTGCCCCGATGTTGTCTCGTCTCCTTGAGGCAGGTCCCAGCCAGTTTTCTGCCCCGTTAGGTTTCATGGTCAGTGCAGACCCAGCCTCCAGTGCTCCCCTCTCTACTGCCACTCTTGTGCCTGTTGACTCTGCTGCCTCAGCAAGTAAAG AGGTGGATGTGATGGTGCCGTCTTTAACCCCAGGATGCCAGCCTATTTCTGCAGAGGATAAAGTGTCAGAGCTCAGTGAGGAGGATGTGACTGTGTCCTACATGGGGGATGAGCTGGACCTAAAGACAGTGGGGGATATTATTGCTATCATTGAGGACAAG gcAGATGAGACTGCAGAGGCTTTGGATGCTGCTGCAGTTGAGGCTGCGCTGTCACTGTGTGAGGAGAATGGCCATGCTTTGTCTGGTGCCTGGGAGGCTGGGCCTTTCCAGCCCCATGAGTCTCACCCTGCGGTGCCCATAGGGGTCCCGGAGTCCTCGTCTCTTCACAGTAGCCTGGAGGGGAAGACAGAAGTGTTAGAAGTCCAGGGTGGGACTTCAGGTTCACTCTCCTCTCTGTGCAGCAGCCAAGATAACGGTCTGGCAGCATTCCCCATGGGACTAAGGGGCCTTCCTCccacctcctcatcctcatgcAGCTCAAAGAGTTTGGAGCACTGCCACACTGGAGCACCTCCACAGCCTGAGGCAATGAGAGAGACTGGAGGGTTGGCGCACCAGAAAAGCCAAATTTCATTGGATGTTACTAAAAAAAGTGAGAGTGAGAAGTGGGCACAGCGAAGACCTGAAAAACCCCATAGAG ACTCAGTATTAGAAGATAGCCCACTGACAGAAAGGCACCCCAAG GAGATGAAAGAAGTGGAGGATGGAATAAGCATTGTGGGAAGAGAGAATGCCTCAGGGACTAAAATATACAATGAGCTTAATGGGCCAGAAGTGTGTGGAGACGAAGAGGGTGATGGGGCGGAGGGATTCTTGTCAGAGCCAGACGGCGAGACGGAGCTAGAACCTGCAGCCAGCGAGAGTGAGGATGGATACAGCCTCCACACGGCGTCCTCGTCTCTGCAGCTCCACACAACCGCAGACTCCATCCCCAGCAGCCCTGCCTCATCACAGTT TTCTATGTGCAGTGAGGACCTGGAAGCTCTACAGGCTCACAAGATCTGGAAGAAAGCCATCATGCTGGTGTGGCGTGCAgcggccaatcacag GTATGCAAATGTCTTCCTGCAGCCAGTAACAGATGAAATTGCACCTGGATACCACAGTATTGTGCAGAG GCCCATGGACCTGGCTGCCATAAAAAAGAACATTGAGACTGGCTTGATACGGACCACCGCTGAGTTCCAGAGGGACATCATGCTGATGTTTCAGAACGCAGTCATGTACAACAGCCTGGATCATGACGTGTACCACATGGCTCTGGAGATGCAGCGTGATGTCCTGGAGCAGATCCAGCAGTTTCTGGCCACCCAGCTCATCATGGAGACATCAGAGTCTGGTATCAGCGCCAAGAGCCTGAGGGGCCGTGAGAGCACACGCAAACAGGACTCTACTGACAAG GACACTGTCTCCATGTCCTCTCCTGccttccttctttctcttttt GATGGAGGCACCAGAGGGCGTCGTTGTGCCATAGAAGCTGACCTCAAGATGAAGAAATGA
- the LOC125898699 gene encoding bromodomain-containing protein 8-like isoform X2, whose product MGCRDDRKMANGVGKHKLLVIGPTEPWSVREKLCLATSVMKSGDQNWVSVSRAIKPFAEPGRPPDWFSQKHCASKYSELLETTEAPKRKRGEKGEVVETVEDVIVRRLTADRIEELKRFIKETQEKHRKLKREAELIQAGHLDSKLKEIWEEILQKKKQEEEEAELKRKTTNAAYQARQAAKNAPKRVPGITMHSPSGCSSPSPEFSPGDPLECLTLDLASTKNASGSARLMTIAESSGSSNDDISHGSLLDDPTQKKLLSQKATPPPSPLLSELLKKGSILASNSRLIGDGEHTEHGTGAHDLQLAPPSQPLSQASGAPMLSRLLEAGPSQFSAPLGFMVSADPASSAPLSTATLVPVDSAASASKEVDVMVPSLTPGCQPISAEDKVSELSEEDVTVSYMGDELDLKTVGDIIAIIEDKADETAEALDAAAVEAALSLCEENGHALSGAWEAGPFQPHESHPAVPIGVPESSSLHSSLEGKTEVLEVQGGTSGSLSSLCSSQDNGLAAFPMGLRGLPPTSSSSCSSKSLEHCHTGAPPQPEAMRETGGLAHQKSQISLDVTKKSESEKWAQRRPEKPHRDSVLEDSPLTERHPKEMKEVEDGISIVGRENASGTKIYNELNGPEVCGDEEGDGAEGFLSEPDGETELEPAASESEDGYSLHTASSSLQLHTTADSIPSSPASSQFSMCSEDLEALQAHKIWKKAIMLVWRAAANHRYANVFLQPVTDEIAPGYHSIVQRPMDLAAIKKNIETGLIRTTAEFQRDIMLMFQNAVMYNSLDHDVYHMALEMQRDVLEQIQQFLATQLIMETSESGISAKSLRGRESTRKQDSTDKDGGTRGRRCAIEADLKMKK is encoded by the exons ATGGGATGTCGGGATGACAGGAAGATGGCAAACGGGGTTGGAA AACACAAGCTGCTTGTCATTGGACCAACAGAGCCATGGTCAGTGAGGGAGAAGCTGTGTTTGGCCACATCTGTCATGAAGAGTGGAGACCAGAACTG GGTTTCTGTCAGTCGAGCCATCAAACCGTTTGCAGAACCTGGACGACCACCTGACTGGTTCTCTCAAAAG CACTGTGCTTCCAAGTACTCTGAGCTCCTGGAAACAACAGAGGCCCCAAA GCGGAAGCGTGGCGAGAAAGGTGAAGTGGTGGAGACCGTGGAGGATGTGATAGTACGCAggctgacagctgacaggattGAAGAACTGAAAAGGTTCATCAAAGAAACACAGGAGAAGCACAG GAAGCTGAAAAGGGAGGCTGAACTGATTCAAGCAGGACATCTAGACTCCAAATTAAAAGAGATATGGGAAGAAATTCTGCA aaagaagaaacaagaggaggaagaagcagAGTTGAAAAGAAAAACCACAAATGCTGCTTATCAGG CCAGACAGGCGGCAAAGAATGCACCTAAGCGAGTGCCTGGCATCACCATGCATTCGCCCTCAGGCTGTAGCTCCCCAAGCCCGGAGTTCTCACCAGGTGACCCACTCGAGTGTTTGACACTGGATCTTGCATCGACCAAGAAT GCTTCGGGATCAGCCAGATTAATGACAATTGCTGAGTCCTCTGGATCCAGTAATGATGACATCAGCCACGGATCACTTCTGGATGACCCCACCCAAAAGAAGCTCCTGAGCCAGAAGGCTACACCCCCACCTTCTCCCCTCCTGTCAGAGTTACTGAAGAAAGGCAGTATCTTGGCCTCGAATTCCAGACTG ATTGGGGACGGCGAGCACACAGAGCATGGAACAGGAGCACATGACTTGCAGCTGGCTCCACCTAGTCAACCTCTCTCTCAAGCATCAG GTGCCCCGATGTTGTCTCGTCTCCTTGAGGCAGGTCCCAGCCAGTTTTCTGCCCCGTTAGGTTTCATGGTCAGTGCAGACCCAGCCTCCAGTGCTCCCCTCTCTACTGCCACTCTTGTGCCTGTTGACTCTGCTGCCTCAGCAAGTAAAG AGGTGGATGTGATGGTGCCGTCTTTAACCCCAGGATGCCAGCCTATTTCTGCAGAGGATAAAGTGTCAGAGCTCAGTGAGGAGGATGTGACTGTGTCCTACATGGGGGATGAGCTGGACCTAAAGACAGTGGGGGATATTATTGCTATCATTGAGGACAAG gcAGATGAGACTGCAGAGGCTTTGGATGCTGCTGCAGTTGAGGCTGCGCTGTCACTGTGTGAGGAGAATGGCCATGCTTTGTCTGGTGCCTGGGAGGCTGGGCCTTTCCAGCCCCATGAGTCTCACCCTGCGGTGCCCATAGGGGTCCCGGAGTCCTCGTCTCTTCACAGTAGCCTGGAGGGGAAGACAGAAGTGTTAGAAGTCCAGGGTGGGACTTCAGGTTCACTCTCCTCTCTGTGCAGCAGCCAAGATAACGGTCTGGCAGCATTCCCCATGGGACTAAGGGGCCTTCCTCccacctcctcatcctcatgcAGCTCAAAGAGTTTGGAGCACTGCCACACTGGAGCACCTCCACAGCCTGAGGCAATGAGAGAGACTGGAGGGTTGGCGCACCAGAAAAGCCAAATTTCATTGGATGTTACTAAAAAAAGTGAGAGTGAGAAGTGGGCACAGCGAAGACCTGAAAAACCCCATAGAG ACTCAGTATTAGAAGATAGCCCACTGACAGAAAGGCACCCCAAG GAGATGAAAGAAGTGGAGGATGGAATAAGCATTGTGGGAAGAGAGAATGCCTCAGGGACTAAAATATACAATGAGCTTAATGGGCCAGAAGTGTGTGGAGACGAAGAGGGTGATGGGGCGGAGGGATTCTTGTCAGAGCCAGACGGCGAGACGGAGCTAGAACCTGCAGCCAGCGAGAGTGAGGATGGATACAGCCTCCACACGGCGTCCTCGTCTCTGCAGCTCCACACAACCGCAGACTCCATCCCCAGCAGCCCTGCCTCATCACAGTT TTCTATGTGCAGTGAGGACCTGGAAGCTCTACAGGCTCACAAGATCTGGAAGAAAGCCATCATGCTGGTGTGGCGTGCAgcggccaatcacag GTATGCAAATGTCTTCCTGCAGCCAGTAACAGATGAAATTGCACCTGGATACCACAGTATTGTGCAGAG GCCCATGGACCTGGCTGCCATAAAAAAGAACATTGAGACTGGCTTGATACGGACCACCGCTGAGTTCCAGAGGGACATCATGCTGATGTTTCAGAACGCAGTCATGTACAACAGCCTGGATCATGACGTGTACCACATGGCTCTGGAGATGCAGCGTGATGTCCTGGAGCAGATCCAGCAGTTTCTGGCCACCCAGCTCATCATGGAGACATCAGAGTCTGGTATCAGCGCCAAGAGCCTGAGGGGCCGTGAGAGCACACGCAAACAGGACTCTACTGACAAG GATGGAGGCACCAGAGGGCGTCGTTGTGCCATAGAAGCTGACCTCAAGATGAAGAAATGA
- the LOC125898699 gene encoding bromodomain-containing protein 8-like isoform X3, producing MGCRDDRKMANGVGKHKLLVIGPTEPWSVREKLCLATSVMKSGDQNWVSVSRAIKPFAEPGRPPDWFSQKHCASKYSELLETTEAPKRKRGEKGEVVETVEDVIVRRLTADRIEELKRFIKETQEKHRKLKREAELIQAGHLDSKLKEIWEEILQKKKQEEEEAELKRKTTNAAYQARQAAKNAPKRVPGITMHSPSGCSSPSPEFSPGDPLECLTLDLASTKNASGSARLMTIAESSGSSNDDISHGSLLDDPTQKKLLSQKATPPPSPLLSELLKKGSILASNSRLIGDGEHTEHGTGAHDLQLAPPSQPLSQASGAPMLSRLLEAGPSQFSAPLGFMVSADPASSAPLSTATLVPVDSAASASKEVDVMVPSLTPGCQPISAEDKVSELSEEDVTVSYMGDELDLKTVGDIIAIIEDKADETAEALDAAAVEAALSLCEENGHALSGAWEAGPFQPHESHPAVPIGVPESSSLHSSLEGKTEVLEVQGGTSGSLSSLCSSQDNGLAAFPMGLRGLPPTSSSSCSSKSLEHCHTGAPPQPEAMRETGGLAHQKSQISLDVTKKSESEKWAQRRPEKPHRDSVLEDSPLTERHPKEMKEVEDGISIVGRENASGTKIYNELNGPEVCGDEEGDGAEGFLSEPDGETELEPAASESEDGYSLHTASSSLQLHTTADSIPSSPASSQFSMCSEDLEALQAHKIWKKAIMLVWRAAANHRYANVFLQPVTDEIAPGYHSIVQRPMDLAAIKKNIETGLIRTTAEFQRDIMLMFQNAVMYNSLDHDVYHMALEMQRDVLEQIQQFLATQLIMETSESGISAKSLRGRESTRKQDSTDKVLH from the exons ATGGGATGTCGGGATGACAGGAAGATGGCAAACGGGGTTGGAA AACACAAGCTGCTTGTCATTGGACCAACAGAGCCATGGTCAGTGAGGGAGAAGCTGTGTTTGGCCACATCTGTCATGAAGAGTGGAGACCAGAACTG GGTTTCTGTCAGTCGAGCCATCAAACCGTTTGCAGAACCTGGACGACCACCTGACTGGTTCTCTCAAAAG CACTGTGCTTCCAAGTACTCTGAGCTCCTGGAAACAACAGAGGCCCCAAA GCGGAAGCGTGGCGAGAAAGGTGAAGTGGTGGAGACCGTGGAGGATGTGATAGTACGCAggctgacagctgacaggattGAAGAACTGAAAAGGTTCATCAAAGAAACACAGGAGAAGCACAG GAAGCTGAAAAGGGAGGCTGAACTGATTCAAGCAGGACATCTAGACTCCAAATTAAAAGAGATATGGGAAGAAATTCTGCA aaagaagaaacaagaggaggaagaagcagAGTTGAAAAGAAAAACCACAAATGCTGCTTATCAGG CCAGACAGGCGGCAAAGAATGCACCTAAGCGAGTGCCTGGCATCACCATGCATTCGCCCTCAGGCTGTAGCTCCCCAAGCCCGGAGTTCTCACCAGGTGACCCACTCGAGTGTTTGACACTGGATCTTGCATCGACCAAGAAT GCTTCGGGATCAGCCAGATTAATGACAATTGCTGAGTCCTCTGGATCCAGTAATGATGACATCAGCCACGGATCACTTCTGGATGACCCCACCCAAAAGAAGCTCCTGAGCCAGAAGGCTACACCCCCACCTTCTCCCCTCCTGTCAGAGTTACTGAAGAAAGGCAGTATCTTGGCCTCGAATTCCAGACTG ATTGGGGACGGCGAGCACACAGAGCATGGAACAGGAGCACATGACTTGCAGCTGGCTCCACCTAGTCAACCTCTCTCTCAAGCATCAG GTGCCCCGATGTTGTCTCGTCTCCTTGAGGCAGGTCCCAGCCAGTTTTCTGCCCCGTTAGGTTTCATGGTCAGTGCAGACCCAGCCTCCAGTGCTCCCCTCTCTACTGCCACTCTTGTGCCTGTTGACTCTGCTGCCTCAGCAAGTAAAG AGGTGGATGTGATGGTGCCGTCTTTAACCCCAGGATGCCAGCCTATTTCTGCAGAGGATAAAGTGTCAGAGCTCAGTGAGGAGGATGTGACTGTGTCCTACATGGGGGATGAGCTGGACCTAAAGACAGTGGGGGATATTATTGCTATCATTGAGGACAAG gcAGATGAGACTGCAGAGGCTTTGGATGCTGCTGCAGTTGAGGCTGCGCTGTCACTGTGTGAGGAGAATGGCCATGCTTTGTCTGGTGCCTGGGAGGCTGGGCCTTTCCAGCCCCATGAGTCTCACCCTGCGGTGCCCATAGGGGTCCCGGAGTCCTCGTCTCTTCACAGTAGCCTGGAGGGGAAGACAGAAGTGTTAGAAGTCCAGGGTGGGACTTCAGGTTCACTCTCCTCTCTGTGCAGCAGCCAAGATAACGGTCTGGCAGCATTCCCCATGGGACTAAGGGGCCTTCCTCccacctcctcatcctcatgcAGCTCAAAGAGTTTGGAGCACTGCCACACTGGAGCACCTCCACAGCCTGAGGCAATGAGAGAGACTGGAGGGTTGGCGCACCAGAAAAGCCAAATTTCATTGGATGTTACTAAAAAAAGTGAGAGTGAGAAGTGGGCACAGCGAAGACCTGAAAAACCCCATAGAG ACTCAGTATTAGAAGATAGCCCACTGACAGAAAGGCACCCCAAG GAGATGAAAGAAGTGGAGGATGGAATAAGCATTGTGGGAAGAGAGAATGCCTCAGGGACTAAAATATACAATGAGCTTAATGGGCCAGAAGTGTGTGGAGACGAAGAGGGTGATGGGGCGGAGGGATTCTTGTCAGAGCCAGACGGCGAGACGGAGCTAGAACCTGCAGCCAGCGAGAGTGAGGATGGATACAGCCTCCACACGGCGTCCTCGTCTCTGCAGCTCCACACAACCGCAGACTCCATCCCCAGCAGCCCTGCCTCATCACAGTT TTCTATGTGCAGTGAGGACCTGGAAGCTCTACAGGCTCACAAGATCTGGAAGAAAGCCATCATGCTGGTGTGGCGTGCAgcggccaatcacag GTATGCAAATGTCTTCCTGCAGCCAGTAACAGATGAAATTGCACCTGGATACCACAGTATTGTGCAGAG GCCCATGGACCTGGCTGCCATAAAAAAGAACATTGAGACTGGCTTGATACGGACCACCGCTGAGTTCCAGAGGGACATCATGCTGATGTTTCAGAACGCAGTCATGTACAACAGCCTGGATCATGACGTGTACCACATGGCTCTGGAGATGCAGCGTGATGTCCTGGAGCAGATCCAGCAGTTTCTGGCCACCCAGCTCATCATGGAGACATCAGAGTCTGGTATCAGCGCCAAGAGCCTGAGGGGCCGTGAGAGCACACGCAAACAGGACTCTACTGACAAGGTGCTTCACTAG
- the LOC125898699 gene encoding bromodomain-containing protein 8-like isoform X4 yields the protein MGRNSAKEETRGGRSRVEKKNHKCCLSGQAAKNAPKRVPGITMHSPSGCSSPSPEFSPGDPLECLTLDLASTKNASGSARLMTIAESSGSSNDDISHGSLLDDPTQKKLLSQKATPPPSPLLSELLKKGSILASNSRLIGDGEHTEHGTGAHDLQLAPPSQPLSQASGAPMLSRLLEAGPSQFSAPLGFMVSADPASSAPLSTATLVPVDSAASASKEVDVMVPSLTPGCQPISAEDKVSELSEEDVTVSYMGDELDLKTVGDIIAIIEDKADETAEALDAAAVEAALSLCEENGHALSGAWEAGPFQPHESHPAVPIGVPESSSLHSSLEGKTEVLEVQGGTSGSLSSLCSSQDNGLAAFPMGLRGLPPTSSSSCSSKSLEHCHTGAPPQPEAMRETGGLAHQKSQISLDVTKKSESEKWAQRRPEKPHRDSVLEDSPLTERHPKEMKEVEDGISIVGRENASGTKIYNELNGPEVCGDEEGDGAEGFLSEPDGETELEPAASESEDGYSLHTASSSLQLHTTADSIPSSPASSQFSMCSEDLEALQAHKIWKKAIMLVWRAAANHRYANVFLQPVTDEIAPGYHSIVQRPMDLAAIKKNIETGLIRTTAEFQRDIMLMFQNAVMYNSLDHDVYHMALEMQRDVLEQIQQFLATQLIMETSESGISAKSLRGRESTRKQDSTDKDTVSMSSPAFLLSLFDGGTRGRRCAIEADLKMKK from the exons ATGGGAAGAAATTCTGCA aaagaagaaacaagaggaggaagaagcagAGTTGAAAAGAAAAACCACAAATGCTGCTTATCAGG ACAGGCGGCAAAGAATGCACCTAAGCGAGTGCCTGGCATCACCATGCATTCGCCCTCAGGCTGTAGCTCCCCAAGCCCGGAGTTCTCACCAGGTGACCCACTCGAGTGTTTGACACTGGATCTTGCATCGACCAAGAAT GCTTCGGGATCAGCCAGATTAATGACAATTGCTGAGTCCTCTGGATCCAGTAATGATGACATCAGCCACGGATCACTTCTGGATGACCCCACCCAAAAGAAGCTCCTGAGCCAGAAGGCTACACCCCCACCTTCTCCCCTCCTGTCAGAGTTACTGAAGAAAGGCAGTATCTTGGCCTCGAATTCCAGACTG ATTGGGGACGGCGAGCACACAGAGCATGGAACAGGAGCACATGACTTGCAGCTGGCTCCACCTAGTCAACCTCTCTCTCAAGCATCAG GTGCCCCGATGTTGTCTCGTCTCCTTGAGGCAGGTCCCAGCCAGTTTTCTGCCCCGTTAGGTTTCATGGTCAGTGCAGACCCAGCCTCCAGTGCTCCCCTCTCTACTGCCACTCTTGTGCCTGTTGACTCTGCTGCCTCAGCAAGTAAAG AGGTGGATGTGATGGTGCCGTCTTTAACCCCAGGATGCCAGCCTATTTCTGCAGAGGATAAAGTGTCAGAGCTCAGTGAGGAGGATGTGACTGTGTCCTACATGGGGGATGAGCTGGACCTAAAGACAGTGGGGGATATTATTGCTATCATTGAGGACAAG gcAGATGAGACTGCAGAGGCTTTGGATGCTGCTGCAGTTGAGGCTGCGCTGTCACTGTGTGAGGAGAATGGCCATGCTTTGTCTGGTGCCTGGGAGGCTGGGCCTTTCCAGCCCCATGAGTCTCACCCTGCGGTGCCCATAGGGGTCCCGGAGTCCTCGTCTCTTCACAGTAGCCTGGAGGGGAAGACAGAAGTGTTAGAAGTCCAGGGTGGGACTTCAGGTTCACTCTCCTCTCTGTGCAGCAGCCAAGATAACGGTCTGGCAGCATTCCCCATGGGACTAAGGGGCCTTCCTCccacctcctcatcctcatgcAGCTCAAAGAGTTTGGAGCACTGCCACACTGGAGCACCTCCACAGCCTGAGGCAATGAGAGAGACTGGAGGGTTGGCGCACCAGAAAAGCCAAATTTCATTGGATGTTACTAAAAAAAGTGAGAGTGAGAAGTGGGCACAGCGAAGACCTGAAAAACCCCATAGAG ACTCAGTATTAGAAGATAGCCCACTGACAGAAAGGCACCCCAAG GAGATGAAAGAAGTGGAGGATGGAATAAGCATTGTGGGAAGAGAGAATGCCTCAGGGACTAAAATATACAATGAGCTTAATGGGCCAGAAGTGTGTGGAGACGAAGAGGGTGATGGGGCGGAGGGATTCTTGTCAGAGCCAGACGGCGAGACGGAGCTAGAACCTGCAGCCAGCGAGAGTGAGGATGGATACAGCCTCCACACGGCGTCCTCGTCTCTGCAGCTCCACACAACCGCAGACTCCATCCCCAGCAGCCCTGCCTCATCACAGTT TTCTATGTGCAGTGAGGACCTGGAAGCTCTACAGGCTCACAAGATCTGGAAGAAAGCCATCATGCTGGTGTGGCGTGCAgcggccaatcacag GTATGCAAATGTCTTCCTGCAGCCAGTAACAGATGAAATTGCACCTGGATACCACAGTATTGTGCAGAG GCCCATGGACCTGGCTGCCATAAAAAAGAACATTGAGACTGGCTTGATACGGACCACCGCTGAGTTCCAGAGGGACATCATGCTGATGTTTCAGAACGCAGTCATGTACAACAGCCTGGATCATGACGTGTACCACATGGCTCTGGAGATGCAGCGTGATGTCCTGGAGCAGATCCAGCAGTTTCTGGCCACCCAGCTCATCATGGAGACATCAGAGTCTGGTATCAGCGCCAAGAGCCTGAGGGGCCGTGAGAGCACACGCAAACAGGACTCTACTGACAAG GACACTGTCTCCATGTCCTCTCCTGccttccttctttctcttttt GATGGAGGCACCAGAGGGCGTCGTTGTGCCATAGAAGCTGACCTCAAGATGAAGAAATGA